GCACCGAGGTCGGCGCCCGCGACGCTGGCCACCAGTGCCATGACGAACGACGACGGATACGCCAACCGGTCCAGCAGCGGCGTGAGCGCACACAGGATCGCGACCGCGACGTGCACCGCCGCCCACAGCTTGACGCGGCGCGACCGCATCAGCGCGCGCGCCGCCGCGTCCAACCTAGCCGACATGCTCCACGTTGTCGCACGCGGCGCGGCGTCGCGCGAAGAACCGCCCAGTCGACATCGCCGGGCATCTTGACATAGAGTCGGAGCTCGGATGACGGACGGCGCCGACGAAAACGACGGGAGGCAGGCCGCCGGCGCCGAGGACGACCGGCGGGGCGATCCTCGCCAGCCGATCGAACTGAAGGTCGAGTACAAACGCCTCAACAAGTTCTTCGCCGACTACACGAAGAACATCTGCAAGGGCGGTACGTTCATTCGCACGGCGAAGCCGCTCGACGTCGGCACCCAGTTCGTGTTCAAGCTGTACGTCCCCAAGCTGGACGAGCCGCTGCGCCTGCACGGCGAGGTCAAGTGGATCGTGCGCGCCGAGGACATCGACATGTCGCTTCCGCCCGAACGCCGGCCGGAGCCGGGCATGGGCATCCGCTTTTTGTACGCGGACGAGCGCGAGCGCGACCGGCTCGAATCCGTCGTGGAACGCCTGATGGTCGACAGCCTCGGTCGGTTGTTGTCGTCCAAGCTCCTGGGCAAAACGGGGCCGCGCGGTGACGGGCCCAAGTGACACGGCGTGCGCCCCAACGTGAACCGCGCGCTCCGCTACCTGGCGCCCAACCTGATCACCGCGACCGGGATCGTGTTCGGCCTGGCTTCGATCGAAGCATCTCACGCCGGGCGCTACCGGGACGCCGCGTGGTTCGTCATCTGGGCCGTGCTCACCGATCGGCTCGACGGCCTGGTCGCGCGACTCGTGCGCGGCACCAGCGAACTCGGCGTGCAGCTCGACTCGCTCGCCGACCTGATCGCATTTGGCATCGCACCCGCGTTCTTGATCTACGCATCGATCGGCGGCAGCGAGCGGCTGGCGTTTCACGACGGGACCGGCCGCGCTGCGCTCGCTGCCGGCGCCGTGTGCTGGGTGCTCGGCGCGAGCTTCCGGCTCGCGCGCTACAACATCACGACCGAAGACGAGGGCAAGCCGCGCGTGTTCTTCGGCGTGCCGACGACGCTGGCGGCCGGCACGACCACGATCTGGTACCTCGTTTTGCTCAAGTACGCGCCGGCCAGTGGGCCAATCCCGGCGCCCGCCACCGGCGAGGTCCACCTGCTCGGCACCTGGTCCACGCCCGACGGCGCATGGACGGCGTTCCCGATCGCGCTGTACGCGGGCGCCTTCCTGATGGCGTCCAACCTGCGCATCCCGAAGCTCGGCCTCGCTCGGTCGCGCTGGGCCACGGCGTTTTTGTCCGTCAACGTCGTCCTCGGCTACGCATGCGGCATGCTGCGCGCCTACCCGGACTTCATGTTTTGGATGCCGACCGCGTGGCTGTCGATCTTCCTGGTGTGGGGGCAGCTGTCGCCCGCCGCCCGCGCGATGAAGCCGCCGCCGATCTTTCCGCCGGTCGATCCGCCGCCGGGCCGCGAGCCGCTCCGGCCAGAGGACGACCTGCTCGAAGACGCGGACCTGCGCGACGACGACCTCCAGTTCTGACCGCGCGCCGCGCGTCACGGCACGGGCGGCGTGTACAGCTCGACCACCTCCACCGGCCGCCCGTCGGCACCGACGCCGCCGGCCACCACGACCTGGTCGTTTCCGAGCGCGACCGCCGTGGCCCCGGTCCGTGGAACGACCAGCGGTACGCTCGCCAGCGGCTCGAGCGTGTCGGCGTCGACCACCTCGGCATCGCCGAGCACGCCGCCGGCGCCGTCGGTGCCGCCGGCGACGACGACGAGGCCGCCGGCCCGGGCGACCGCCGCATCGGCGCGCGGCGTCGCCAGCGCGCCGGCGACTGCGTCGAAGGCGCGGTCGCCGCGGCGATAGCGCGCAAGCGCCGCAACCGGCGCGCCGTCCGGCCCGCGACCGCCGACCACGAGGGCATCGCCGTTCGGCAGGGCGACGACCGCATGGCCGGTGCGCCGAAGGCCCTCCGGCGCGTCCGGCAAGTCGCGGAACGCGCCGCCCGACAACACCGCGGCACCCGCCGTGCCCACGCCGGCGCCGACCACGAGGACCTCCGCGTCGCCGGCGTCGGACACGGCCAACAGCGCCGGTACGCCGTCGAGCGGGGGCGCGCCGTCGACCGCAGTCGCTCGCCCTCGGCCGCCGTCGAGCAGCACCGGCGGCACGCCCGCGACCAGGAACGTCTCGCTGCCGGCGAGCGCGATGCGGTCGCCGGTGCGCGCGAGCGCGGGATCGCTGTCGAGTTCGACGTACCGACCGGCCGGCGGCACGTCCGTCGCGAACCGCCAGAAGGTCGCGGTCGGCTCCCCGTCGGGCCCCTCGCCGCCGAACAGGTAGACGAACTGCCGCAGGCCGGCCGCCGCCGCGATCGCCGCGCGCGGCTCGGGCAGCGGGTCGCCGACCTGCAGGTCGTGAAAGTAGGCATTGTAGATCGCCAGCGAGTCGACCGGCGCGCCGTCCGCGTCGCGCCCGCCCGCCCACAGCGCGCC
This window of the Deltaproteobacteria bacterium genome carries:
- a CDS encoding TIGR02266 family protein, which produces MTDGADENDGRQAAGAEDDRRGDPRQPIELKVEYKRLNKFFADYTKNICKGGTFIRTAKPLDVGTQFVFKLYVPKLDEPLRLHGEVKWIVRAEDIDMSLPPERRPEPGMGIRFLYADERERDRLESVVERLMVDSLGRLLSSKLLGKTGPRGDGPK